In Thermithiobacillus tepidarius DSM 3134, the genomic window TTTTAAGTGGCTCTTAAGGAAAGGAGCTTACCTTGGTCGACAGTTCGCCAGCCGGCGAACCCGAGTTCAAGGAGATGCCAGATGAAAACCGTAAAGCACGTCCTGTATGCCGCCACGCTGGCCGGCTCCCTGGCGGGCCTGTTTGGCGCTGCCCAGGCCGCCGAGCATCCGGATGCCGCGCTGGCCAGGGAAGCGAAGATCGGATCGGCACAAGCCCGCAGCATTGCCCTGAAGACGTTCCCGGGTACGGTCGTCAAGGCGGAATTGGAGCGGGAGCAGGGGGGCAGCGGACTCCGCTATTCCTATGTGATACGCCAAGCCGCTGCCCTGCACGAAGTCGGGGTGGATGCCAAGACGGGCAAGGTCCTGGAAAACCGGCCGGAAGCGCCAAGCACCAAAGACTGAGGCAATTCGGCAGGCGCGCGGCCGGTTTGGGCCGGCGGCGCTGATATTCGAGCACATCTGACATGAGGAGGACAGAGATGGTCCAATTCACGGCTGCCCACGCCGGCTACGACCCCACCACGCGCTGGCTGCACCTGGGGCTGGCGCTGGCCGTCACCTACCAGCTCTTCATCAGCCTGGTCATGGAGGGCCCGGAGCCCGGCGAGCCGCTGCGCGGCATGGACGCCCTGATCTTCGAAAGCCACGAATGGGTCGGCGTGGCAGCCTTCGTCCTGGTCCTGGCGCATCTCGTCTGGAGCCTGGTCGGCCCGGCGCCGGTACGCTGGAGCACCATGCTGCCCTTGCGGGCGGCGCAATGGCGCGCGCTGAAAGCCGATCTGCAGTCG contains:
- a CDS encoding cytochrome b/b6 domain-containing protein, whose translation is MVQFTAAHAGYDPTTRWLHLGLALAVTYQLFISLVMEGPEPGEPLRGMDALIFESHEWVGVAAFVLVLAHLVWSLVGPAPVRWSTMLPLRAAQWRALKADLQSLRRLRLPWREEHSGLSALTHALGLLAVLGSALTGFILFLWLPENGNLPPALHTDREAHEFIATFVWIYWGGHVAIAVLHQL
- a CDS encoding PepSY domain-containing protein, with amino-acid sequence MKTVKHVLYAATLAGSLAGLFGAAQAAEHPDAALAREAKIGSAQARSIALKTFPGTVVKAELEREQGGSGLRYSYVIRQAAALHEVGVDAKTGKVLENRPEAPSTKD